A genomic region of Dunckerocampus dactyliophorus isolate RoL2022-P2 chromosome 10, RoL_Ddac_1.1, whole genome shotgun sequence contains the following coding sequences:
- the nhsa gene encoding actin remodeling regulator NHS isoform X2, which yields MPFAKRLVEPQLLCRRYQVPNDDHREVSVFEDLVSISNVALARTLRQLSDLAKHACSIFQELEGDLEATTQRLRGLQRKVGRLQQTCSDMDPKQEAVPVSNLDVESKLTLHYRAPWHKQRNVFRPSTRPACVEELHREANLWVLHRDHERRRWSSREGQVTISISALPPMPMYPSTPIARRKAKKGARLTWAAPSDPADCDGASLGHRSKLPVPNTPSTLDKQTNWSAALPLPTPEERMKCDSRVINSCVIPINVTGVGFDRDASVRCSLVHSHSLLQRRRKLRRRRTVAGVPRQVQLDLDSDDSPGSRERTVIVHATLDVNPFNEDLTSHLGTRDSGCQTEDFLISGAPSRRRIHAQRGHQGAPLCLSQSAGNIAALRDSRDNMFAAAMGTRLRSRSLPRDGNRTMENGHIDDVEAELSPFSTEDFLQEGGEIIHKNEEGSADDRVGSECLKYKPLLEMPERGWMERTRSQLPRKADMGSCDMSSSSDTFSSPVHSVSATGVLGGQMDHKDDHQSSSGNWSGSSSTCPSQTSETLPPAASPPLTGSLHGDSELSLNTTPHANEEHASFMLDPYTGLRTQRAGSFSSTAMDILEEAGVSTPVEGEWNYTHPDPSGPQDFSPEPSRETESSLGCPSFTSMATCESSFSDKPPSEKADTVSHYSLDTEGYYTSMHFDCGLKGSRSFTYNYAASSSNASLLDFSRPMTLGESRRRCLSLRKAKAKPCPPKRSSSLRKICSEGNIPILKEPKISCGQQPPLSKENNLQLVLSTSAGRIGNSSLAKEPLRVWGVESSSDLPDLGVFSSTDAHSFKDEGVVQANYADFWLLNDLKSGDPYRSLSNSSTATGTTVIECVKAQDSSESQTSQSGSRATTPSLPSVEGDFKMTSPERLAGLASPSSGYSSQSETPTSSFPAAFFPGPLSPSSGKRKPKVPERKSSLSSSSDRNGATSKRDLELPIIPPPHLDLSAFHNVSSKTPSHWTHQQNKQKDLPKAETFNSPSMSITPAVLHSVQLRSVSKEQDGGPDYGPKPDCPTVNSSSTPASFESPHFVGEPALPSNEDLRHSGTLKSAKSPTPDDEWAEITQLSPPPPGEDLCPLKSSVVTTLHHSSPLSLHVVPVADAQLQVLQVSPDSEEVESAGDASQSASQDGAEEDTTTEELFSKDLTPSDSSSSQLSDEWRSEDDSVFLSPTKTRTTDDLFAVIHRSKRKVLGRKDSSEAGVRNRLGTSSSTTPPSSATSSPGPTGSPCSLQKAPGPIYRNAKKSSTSNEEFKMLLLKKGSRSESSYRMSATEILKSPVTPKGGDCVDELASPLQTALDVPATPYPKANAEGFSPRSFFSPASSRQGRSRIPPPANSSRYGARSRMYSVPMQAISEGETENSDGSPHDERSSSPGSA from the exons CTGTGTCCAACCTGGATGTGGAGAGCAAGCTGACGTTGCATTACCGAGCTCCCTGGCACAAGCAGAGGAACGTCTTCCGGCCCTCCACGCGGCCAGCATGTGTAGAAGAGCTGCACAGGGAAGCCAACCTTTGGGTGCTGCACCGAG ATCATGAGAGGAGACGATGGTCCAGCAGGGAGGGGCAAGTCACCATCTCCATCTCGGCTCTGCCCCCCATGCCCATGTACCCATCGACGCCCATCGCCCGGAGGAAAGCCAAGAAGGGCGCACGCCTGACGTGG GCCGCACCCTCGGACCCCGCAGACTGTGACGGGGCGTCACTGGGTCATCGCTCCAAGCTGCCCGTCCCGAACACGCCCAGCACCCTGGACAAGCAGACCAACTGGTCCGCCGCCCTGCCCCTGCCGACACCCGAGGAGAGAATGAAATGCGATTCGCGAGTGATCAACTCTTGTGTCATCCCCATCAATGTGACCG GCGTCGGCTTCGACAGAGACGCTAGTGTGCGCTGCTCGCTCGTCCACTCGCATTCTTTGCttcagaggaggaggaagctgaGGAGACGAAGGACAGTGGCCGGCGTCCCCAGACAGGTGCAACTGGATTTAG ACTCTGATGACTCTCCGGGTTCCAGAGAGCGCACAGTGATCGTCCACGCCACCTTGGACGTCAACCCTTTCAATGAGGACCTGACCAGCCATCTGGGCACCAGAGACTCGGGCTGCCAGACGGAGGACTTCCTGATCTCAGGAGCGCCTTCTCGGAGGAGAATCCATGCCCAGCGTGGCCACCAGGGGGCACCGCTGTGCCTCTCTCAATCGGCAGGCAACATTGCCGCTCTGCGGGACAGCCGGGACAACATGTTCGCAGCCGCCATGGGCACCCGGCTGCGCTCCCGCAGTCTCCCCCGAGACGGGAACAGGACGATGGAGAACGGTCACATTGACGACGTGGAGGCGGAGCTCTCTCCTTTTAGCACAGAAGACTTCCTGCAAGAAGGCGGTGAGATAATCCATAAGAATGAGGAAGGGAGCGCTGATGACCGAGTGGGGTCCGAGTGCCTGAAGTACAAGCCGCTGTTGGAGATGCCAGAGCGAGGCTGGATGGAAAGGACCAGGTCCCAGCTGCCCAGGAAGGCCGATATGGGCAGCTGTGACATGTCTTCCAGCTCAGACACATTCAGCAGCCCTGTGCACTCTGTCTCAGCCACAGGGGTCCTGGGAGGCCAGATGGACCACAAAGACGACCACCAGTCCTCCAGTGGGAACTGGAGTGGGAGCAGCTCCACCTGCCCCTCCCAGACCTCAGAGACCCTCCCCCCGGCAGCCTCACCGCCTCTCACCGGCTCCTTGCATGGCGACTCTGAGCTCTCCCTGAATACCACCCCTCACGCCAATGAGGAACACGCAAGCTTTATGCTGGACCCCTACACCGGCCTCAGGACACAGAGAGCGGGCTCATTCTCTTCCACAGCTATGGACATTTTAGAGGAAGCAGGAGTCAGCACCCCTGTGGAGGGGGAGTGGAACTACACCCACCCGGATCCCTCTGGCCCTCAGGACTTCAGCCCTGAGCCGAGCAGGGAGACTGAGAGCAGTCTGGGCTGCCCCAGCTTCACCAGCATGGCCACGTGCGAGAGCAGCTTCTCCGATAAGCCGCCGTCGGAAAAAGCTGACACCGTCTCACACTATTCTTTGGACACTGAAGGTTACTACACCTCCATGCACTTTGACTGTGGGCTTAAAGGCAGCAGGAGCTTCACGTATAACTATGCAGCCTCCAGCTCCAATGCCAGCCTGTTGGACTTCAGCCGCCCCATGACTCTTGGAGAGTCGAGAAGACGCTGTCTCTCCTTGAGGAAAGCAAAGGCGAAGCCGTGTCCGCCCAAGCGCAGCTCATCACTTCGGAAAATATGCAGTGAGGGAAACATCCCCATCCTGAAAGAACCAAAAATCAGCTGTGGGCAGCAGCCTCCACTGTCCAAGGAGAATAACCTGCAGCTGGTTTTATCCACATCTGCAGGTCGCATAGGTAACTCTTCACTGGCCAAAGAGCCCCTTAGGGTCTGGGGGGTTGAGAGCTCGTCGGACCTGCCTGACCTGGGCGTGTTCAGCTCAACGGATGCTCACTCGTTCAAAGACGAGGGTGTCGTTCAGGCCAACTATGCAGACTTCTGGCTCCTGAACGATTTAAAATCCGGTGATCCCTACCGGTCTTTGTCCAACTCCAGCACGGCTACCGGCACCACAGTCATTGAGTGCGTCAAGGCGCAGGACAGCTCCGAGTCGCAGACCTCCCAGTCGGGCTCCAGGGCCACCACCCCCTCGCTTCCATCCGTGGAGGGAGACTTTAAGATGACATCGCCAGAGAGACTGGCAGGCCTAGCGAGTCCTTCCAGTGGATACTCCAGCCAGTCAGAGACGCCCACCTCGTCCTTCCCTGCTGCCTTCTTCCCCGGGCCACTGTCGCCATCTAGTGGTAAAAGGAAGCCCAAAGTGCCGGAGCGGAAGTCGTCGCTCTCGTCATCGTCTGACAGAAATGGCGCCACATCTAAGCGGGATCTGGAGTTGCCGATAATCCCGCCCCCCCACCTGGACTTAAGTGCCTTTCACAATGTCAGCAGCAAAACTCCAAGTCACTGGACTCATCAGCAAAATAAGCAAAAAGACTTGCCCAAAGCGGAAACTTTTAACAGCCCTTCCATGAGCATCACCCCCGCCGTGTTGCACTCAGTTCAGCTGCGATCCGTCAGCAAGGAACAAGACGGAGGTCCGGACTACGGGCCAAAACCTGACTGTCCCACTGTAAATTCGAGCAGCACTCCAGCCTCGTTCGAGAGTCCACACTTTGTGGGCGAGCCGGCATTGCCTTCTAACGAGGATCTGCGCCACAGTGGCACTTTAAAGTCTGCCAAGTCGCCCACCCCAGACGATGAATGGGCAGAAATCACCCAGCTTTCCCCACCGCCACCCGGAGAAGATCTTTGCCCTCTAAAGTCAAGTGTAGTCACTACTCTGCACCACAGTTCACCGCTGAGTCTCCACGTAGTGCCTGTTGCTGACGCCCAACTGCAGGTGCTGCAAGTGAGTCCGGACAGCGAGGAGGTGGAGTCAGCAGGTGATGCTTCCCAAAGTGCCTCTCAGGATGGGGCAGAAGAAGACACGACTACCGAGGAGCTCTTCAGCAAAG ACTTAACGCCGAGCGACTCGTCCTCGTCCCAGCTGAGTGACGAGTGGCGGTCGGAGGACGACAGCGTCTTTCTTTCGCCCACCAAGACTCGGACCACCGATGACCTCTTCGCTGTGATACACAG GTCAAAGAGGAAAGTGTTGGGCAGGAAGGATTCGTCTGAGGCAGGTGTCAGAAATCGCCTCGGCACCTCGTCCAGCACCACACCACCAAGCAGTGCCACCAGCTCCCCGGGTCCCACGGGATCACCCTGCAGCCTGCAAAAAGCTCCAGGCCCCATCTACAGGAATGCCAAGAAGTCCAGCACCTCCAACGAGGAGTTTAAAATGCTGCTGCTCAAGAAGGGCAGCCGCTCCGAGTCCAGCTATCGCATGTCGGCCACCGAAATCCTCAAGAGCCCCGTCACCCCTAAAGGTGGGGATTGTGTGGACGAGTTGGCCTCCCCCTTGCAGACAGCGCTGGATGTCCCAGCCACCCCGTACCCGAAAGCCAACGCTGAGGGCTTCTCACCCAGATCCTTTTTTTCGCCGGCTTCCTCCAGGCAGGGTCGCTCCAGAATCCCCCCGCCCGCCAACAGCAGTCGCTACGGCGCTCGCAGTCGGATGTACTCGGTGCCCATGCAGGCCATCTCGGAGGGCGAGACGGAGAACTCGGACGGGAGCCCCCATGACGAGCGCTCGTCGTCACCGGGCTCCGCGTAG
- the nhsa gene encoding actin remodeling regulator NHS isoform X1 — protein MPFAKRLVEPQLLCRRYQVPNDDHREVSVFEDLVSISNVALARTLRQLSDLAKHACSIFQELEGDLEATTQRLRGLQRKVGRLQQTCSDMDPKQEAVPVSNLDVESKLTLHYRAPWHKQRNVFRPSTRPACVEELHREANLWVLHRDHERRRWSSREGQVTISISALPPMPMYPSTPIARRKAKKGARLTWFQTNTRSPSPTECCHFSPWNTKAAPSDPADCDGASLGHRSKLPVPNTPSTLDKQTNWSAALPLPTPEERMKCDSRVINSCVIPINVTGVGFDRDASVRCSLVHSHSLLQRRRKLRRRRTVAGVPRQVQLDLDSDDSPGSRERTVIVHATLDVNPFNEDLTSHLGTRDSGCQTEDFLISGAPSRRRIHAQRGHQGAPLCLSQSAGNIAALRDSRDNMFAAAMGTRLRSRSLPRDGNRTMENGHIDDVEAELSPFSTEDFLQEGGEIIHKNEEGSADDRVGSECLKYKPLLEMPERGWMERTRSQLPRKADMGSCDMSSSSDTFSSPVHSVSATGVLGGQMDHKDDHQSSSGNWSGSSSTCPSQTSETLPPAASPPLTGSLHGDSELSLNTTPHANEEHASFMLDPYTGLRTQRAGSFSSTAMDILEEAGVSTPVEGEWNYTHPDPSGPQDFSPEPSRETESSLGCPSFTSMATCESSFSDKPPSEKADTVSHYSLDTEGYYTSMHFDCGLKGSRSFTYNYAASSSNASLLDFSRPMTLGESRRRCLSLRKAKAKPCPPKRSSSLRKICSEGNIPILKEPKISCGQQPPLSKENNLQLVLSTSAGRIGNSSLAKEPLRVWGVESSSDLPDLGVFSSTDAHSFKDEGVVQANYADFWLLNDLKSGDPYRSLSNSSTATGTTVIECVKAQDSSESQTSQSGSRATTPSLPSVEGDFKMTSPERLAGLASPSSGYSSQSETPTSSFPAAFFPGPLSPSSGKRKPKVPERKSSLSSSSDRNGATSKRDLELPIIPPPHLDLSAFHNVSSKTPSHWTHQQNKQKDLPKAETFNSPSMSITPAVLHSVQLRSVSKEQDGGPDYGPKPDCPTVNSSSTPASFESPHFVGEPALPSNEDLRHSGTLKSAKSPTPDDEWAEITQLSPPPPGEDLCPLKSSVVTTLHHSSPLSLHVVPVADAQLQVLQVSPDSEEVESAGDASQSASQDGAEEDTTTEELFSKDLTPSDSSSSQLSDEWRSEDDSVFLSPTKTRTTDDLFAVIHRSKRKVLGRKDSSEAGVRNRLGTSSSTTPPSSATSSPGPTGSPCSLQKAPGPIYRNAKKSSTSNEEFKMLLLKKGSRSESSYRMSATEILKSPVTPKGGDCVDELASPLQTALDVPATPYPKANAEGFSPRSFFSPASSRQGRSRIPPPANSSRYGARSRMYSVPMQAISEGETENSDGSPHDERSSSPGSA, from the exons CTGTGTCCAACCTGGATGTGGAGAGCAAGCTGACGTTGCATTACCGAGCTCCCTGGCACAAGCAGAGGAACGTCTTCCGGCCCTCCACGCGGCCAGCATGTGTAGAAGAGCTGCACAGGGAAGCCAACCTTTGGGTGCTGCACCGAG ATCATGAGAGGAGACGATGGTCCAGCAGGGAGGGGCAAGTCACCATCTCCATCTCGGCTCTGCCCCCCATGCCCATGTACCCATCGACGCCCATCGCCCGGAGGAAAGCCAAGAAGGGCGCACGCCTGACGTGG TTCCAAACCAACACCCGCTCGCCCTCCCCCACCGAATGTTGCCACTTCTCCCCCTGGAACACAAAG GCCGCACCCTCGGACCCCGCAGACTGTGACGGGGCGTCACTGGGTCATCGCTCCAAGCTGCCCGTCCCGAACACGCCCAGCACCCTGGACAAGCAGACCAACTGGTCCGCCGCCCTGCCCCTGCCGACACCCGAGGAGAGAATGAAATGCGATTCGCGAGTGATCAACTCTTGTGTCATCCCCATCAATGTGACCG GCGTCGGCTTCGACAGAGACGCTAGTGTGCGCTGCTCGCTCGTCCACTCGCATTCTTTGCttcagaggaggaggaagctgaGGAGACGAAGGACAGTGGCCGGCGTCCCCAGACAGGTGCAACTGGATTTAG ACTCTGATGACTCTCCGGGTTCCAGAGAGCGCACAGTGATCGTCCACGCCACCTTGGACGTCAACCCTTTCAATGAGGACCTGACCAGCCATCTGGGCACCAGAGACTCGGGCTGCCAGACGGAGGACTTCCTGATCTCAGGAGCGCCTTCTCGGAGGAGAATCCATGCCCAGCGTGGCCACCAGGGGGCACCGCTGTGCCTCTCTCAATCGGCAGGCAACATTGCCGCTCTGCGGGACAGCCGGGACAACATGTTCGCAGCCGCCATGGGCACCCGGCTGCGCTCCCGCAGTCTCCCCCGAGACGGGAACAGGACGATGGAGAACGGTCACATTGACGACGTGGAGGCGGAGCTCTCTCCTTTTAGCACAGAAGACTTCCTGCAAGAAGGCGGTGAGATAATCCATAAGAATGAGGAAGGGAGCGCTGATGACCGAGTGGGGTCCGAGTGCCTGAAGTACAAGCCGCTGTTGGAGATGCCAGAGCGAGGCTGGATGGAAAGGACCAGGTCCCAGCTGCCCAGGAAGGCCGATATGGGCAGCTGTGACATGTCTTCCAGCTCAGACACATTCAGCAGCCCTGTGCACTCTGTCTCAGCCACAGGGGTCCTGGGAGGCCAGATGGACCACAAAGACGACCACCAGTCCTCCAGTGGGAACTGGAGTGGGAGCAGCTCCACCTGCCCCTCCCAGACCTCAGAGACCCTCCCCCCGGCAGCCTCACCGCCTCTCACCGGCTCCTTGCATGGCGACTCTGAGCTCTCCCTGAATACCACCCCTCACGCCAATGAGGAACACGCAAGCTTTATGCTGGACCCCTACACCGGCCTCAGGACACAGAGAGCGGGCTCATTCTCTTCCACAGCTATGGACATTTTAGAGGAAGCAGGAGTCAGCACCCCTGTGGAGGGGGAGTGGAACTACACCCACCCGGATCCCTCTGGCCCTCAGGACTTCAGCCCTGAGCCGAGCAGGGAGACTGAGAGCAGTCTGGGCTGCCCCAGCTTCACCAGCATGGCCACGTGCGAGAGCAGCTTCTCCGATAAGCCGCCGTCGGAAAAAGCTGACACCGTCTCACACTATTCTTTGGACACTGAAGGTTACTACACCTCCATGCACTTTGACTGTGGGCTTAAAGGCAGCAGGAGCTTCACGTATAACTATGCAGCCTCCAGCTCCAATGCCAGCCTGTTGGACTTCAGCCGCCCCATGACTCTTGGAGAGTCGAGAAGACGCTGTCTCTCCTTGAGGAAAGCAAAGGCGAAGCCGTGTCCGCCCAAGCGCAGCTCATCACTTCGGAAAATATGCAGTGAGGGAAACATCCCCATCCTGAAAGAACCAAAAATCAGCTGTGGGCAGCAGCCTCCACTGTCCAAGGAGAATAACCTGCAGCTGGTTTTATCCACATCTGCAGGTCGCATAGGTAACTCTTCACTGGCCAAAGAGCCCCTTAGGGTCTGGGGGGTTGAGAGCTCGTCGGACCTGCCTGACCTGGGCGTGTTCAGCTCAACGGATGCTCACTCGTTCAAAGACGAGGGTGTCGTTCAGGCCAACTATGCAGACTTCTGGCTCCTGAACGATTTAAAATCCGGTGATCCCTACCGGTCTTTGTCCAACTCCAGCACGGCTACCGGCACCACAGTCATTGAGTGCGTCAAGGCGCAGGACAGCTCCGAGTCGCAGACCTCCCAGTCGGGCTCCAGGGCCACCACCCCCTCGCTTCCATCCGTGGAGGGAGACTTTAAGATGACATCGCCAGAGAGACTGGCAGGCCTAGCGAGTCCTTCCAGTGGATACTCCAGCCAGTCAGAGACGCCCACCTCGTCCTTCCCTGCTGCCTTCTTCCCCGGGCCACTGTCGCCATCTAGTGGTAAAAGGAAGCCCAAAGTGCCGGAGCGGAAGTCGTCGCTCTCGTCATCGTCTGACAGAAATGGCGCCACATCTAAGCGGGATCTGGAGTTGCCGATAATCCCGCCCCCCCACCTGGACTTAAGTGCCTTTCACAATGTCAGCAGCAAAACTCCAAGTCACTGGACTCATCAGCAAAATAAGCAAAAAGACTTGCCCAAAGCGGAAACTTTTAACAGCCCTTCCATGAGCATCACCCCCGCCGTGTTGCACTCAGTTCAGCTGCGATCCGTCAGCAAGGAACAAGACGGAGGTCCGGACTACGGGCCAAAACCTGACTGTCCCACTGTAAATTCGAGCAGCACTCCAGCCTCGTTCGAGAGTCCACACTTTGTGGGCGAGCCGGCATTGCCTTCTAACGAGGATCTGCGCCACAGTGGCACTTTAAAGTCTGCCAAGTCGCCCACCCCAGACGATGAATGGGCAGAAATCACCCAGCTTTCCCCACCGCCACCCGGAGAAGATCTTTGCCCTCTAAAGTCAAGTGTAGTCACTACTCTGCACCACAGTTCACCGCTGAGTCTCCACGTAGTGCCTGTTGCTGACGCCCAACTGCAGGTGCTGCAAGTGAGTCCGGACAGCGAGGAGGTGGAGTCAGCAGGTGATGCTTCCCAAAGTGCCTCTCAGGATGGGGCAGAAGAAGACACGACTACCGAGGAGCTCTTCAGCAAAG ACTTAACGCCGAGCGACTCGTCCTCGTCCCAGCTGAGTGACGAGTGGCGGTCGGAGGACGACAGCGTCTTTCTTTCGCCCACCAAGACTCGGACCACCGATGACCTCTTCGCTGTGATACACAG GTCAAAGAGGAAAGTGTTGGGCAGGAAGGATTCGTCTGAGGCAGGTGTCAGAAATCGCCTCGGCACCTCGTCCAGCACCACACCACCAAGCAGTGCCACCAGCTCCCCGGGTCCCACGGGATCACCCTGCAGCCTGCAAAAAGCTCCAGGCCCCATCTACAGGAATGCCAAGAAGTCCAGCACCTCCAACGAGGAGTTTAAAATGCTGCTGCTCAAGAAGGGCAGCCGCTCCGAGTCCAGCTATCGCATGTCGGCCACCGAAATCCTCAAGAGCCCCGTCACCCCTAAAGGTGGGGATTGTGTGGACGAGTTGGCCTCCCCCTTGCAGACAGCGCTGGATGTCCCAGCCACCCCGTACCCGAAAGCCAACGCTGAGGGCTTCTCACCCAGATCCTTTTTTTCGCCGGCTTCCTCCAGGCAGGGTCGCTCCAGAATCCCCCCGCCCGCCAACAGCAGTCGCTACGGCGCTCGCAGTCGGATGTACTCGGTGCCCATGCAGGCCATCTCGGAGGGCGAGACGGAGAACTCGGACGGGAGCCCCCATGACGAGCGCTCGTCGTCACCGGGCTCCGCGTAG